The Brassica oleracea var. oleracea cultivar TO1000 chromosome C7, BOL, whole genome shotgun sequence sequence CTCTGCCTCTGCCTCCTCCGTTATCAGATCTTCCTCTGTCAAGAACATGCGGGCTTTGGAGTTTGCTGCTGTCTGAATCCTGGTTCTGGTTCGACTCTGTTCCTCTTTCAGTTTCCTGCACACTTCGGTTTTGCTCCGTGGAAGGACTGGGTTGCCCTGAGCTGCTTTTCCCTTTATCCATGTTTGAGAGCTCGTTTGCGATCTGACTCCGTCTCTCCTTGAGGAAGTTGAGCCGCATTGTCAATTTAGAAAGTGCAGAAGTTGTTGTTGTTGTGTTTCCCTGTTTGTTTGTTAGTACTCAGCTCCTACCTTTTGAACGTTATTTGGTTATAATGTAATGGTATGTTTGTGTTGTTGTTACTTACCTCTCCCTTTGTCCCAGACCTCTTAGACATGCCCGCAAGCTTTGAGCTTTGTTGTGAGCTTTTGCTCCGTGGATCTTGTATCTTCTCTATCTCATTTTCTCTTGCAGACCCTTGCCCATCCTGTAAAACGTTACGTGTCTGTAGTGCATAATGGAAAGAAGAAACAGACTTGTGAAGGCATATTTGTAGTGTTGTTACCTTGAGAATTGACCTTTCTGAAACATTACCAGAGGCTGCTTCAGTATCCTTTTGTTTCTCCTTCCTGTGTGACAGGGTTTAAAATAAAAGACTATTAATTAGCTTTGATAAATGACTTAAAGCAAAGGTAGTAAGTAAGGTTAAATGTGAAACTTGTTGGTGAATCCTTCTTACATTTTTGCATTGTGCTCTGGACTTCTCCTAGATTCTCTCGGTGAACCAGAGCCTTTAACGTCTTGTTGACCAAGTCTATTCTCAAGATCATCAACCTTATTTTCCAAATTGGAAATATCAGCCTCCGCCTGAGCTACCTCTTGCAGATCTTTTTTCAACTATGAAAACAAACATGTCTTTCAAGTTGGATATGTAACTTTAAAAATCAACAAGTTGCTAGACAGAAACCTTTTCATCGGTTGTTTCTGGAATAGATTGGTTCCCTTTCGACATGTTAAGTCCTGCTTCCAGAGCTAACTTCCTGTCTCTCTCTTGCTTCAACTGTTCTTGTAGTCTTTCCACCTTAGAGAGAAAGAAGGTAAAGCACATTTTTATAACTCAAAACAACTTGTAATATATAAGCTAGGATATGGTTTTGTTATAAGCTTACATCATTCTCTAGAGCTTGGCGCCTCACGTACAAAGCCTTCTTCCGTCGCTCCAGACTAGCCTGTAGAACTGCATTGTTCTTAACCTGTTCCAGGAAATATAAAGGTTCTTACAGGTCACAGACTCGTTACAAGTCATCAAGCAATAATAACTCAAATGGGCTTATCCTGACTTCCTCTCTTATTCTGTTTTGTAGCTCCGATTTGGTTGATTCAAGTCTTTCAATGTCAGCACTGAAAATAAATAAACATTGTCAGTTTTAAGTACCCATGTAGACATAGTAGATCACATTGTTTTAAAGTATCTACTTTAGTTCCAAACAGGCTCTCTTTTTGAGTATTGATCTAAACAAGTCACTAGTAGAGATGAAAATGATACTTACTCATCCTCGTCCACCTCCAGTGTGAAATCAATAGATTCCATAGAAAGGTTCTTCCTCCCCTAAGGCACATTAAAAAACCAAAGTGTTACTAAAACGTGTGGATCCTTTAGCCCCTTGGGGGTTATATGAAGAAGTAAAAATAAACTTACATGGGCACGGCCCCATAGCCTTTTACTTCCTCCTGGTGCACTTGATAATGTAGTTGATGAGCTCTTTTCCTCAGGTTTTGAGACCTCTAATACAGCCTTTACCTCTCCACTATCAGACCCTTTAACCAAAACATTCTGATCCTTTCTTGCATGATCATGCCGTGGTAGCGAAGACCGTTTAGAGCTGGATAAGAGCTTCTTAGGAACTTTGGGCTCCGTACTTCCTTTTGGGGTGGATTCAGAGCTTGTAATTTCAGTTATCTGCAACATGAACAAAATAAAATGTCTTAACATTCTTGCAAACAGAAAGTAAAGATGGCGTGAGTACCAAGGAAACTGGATTAGTTATTGAGACCTGAATAGAGGGCCGTGCTTTATGGTCATGGGGAGTGTCGACTGAGGCTTCACTCTCACTGTATGATCTATCAGATTCATTTTCAAGATCCTCTTCTTCATCTGTGTAGTCATCAGATCCTTGTGTGCCGTCATAGTCAGAGTCACCATCATCTGTTCCCTCCTCCGTTTCACTACCACTCTCTTCTGAGTCAGAGTACAATCCAGCTGACAAGGAACCTTCCTGCGGACATAGACCATATATGCAGCTAGGAGTCAGTGTCTGAATATAATAACTACACTGGTGTAAAAACTGAAATGGTCCTTGTAAAAGCTTACTCCAAAAATGCTGTCATATTCTTCTAACAATGTAATCACTATAGCTTGTGCATGATTTGCTGCAGCAGCTGCTTGAAGAAGTTGCATAGAACCATCACCGCCCACATCAAAATCATTTTCAATATTGCAGTCCCCAGCCAGAAGAGGTCGGAGAAGTAAAGGTGCCATACAAGCTGCAACAGCGTTGGTGTTCATCCGGTTCACATTTTTGTTAGAGGCCACTAGCTGCATCATCATCAGGATTCTTGCAATAGGAATAAACAAGGTTTTATTGGATTCAGTTACTGGTGGTTTTGCACATAAACAAGTTTCATCTCTAAACTTTCATAAGCTAATAGTGAAAATAGATAAGAGACTACCTTTGTAATAGGCGTCTATTTGGTTCAGGGAATGATTCACATATTGCTTCACGCATAGCATTGACTCTATTACCACGGATAGTACCTGATGATGTTATGCGTTAGATAACTAGGAATGATTCAAGATGTCTCAATGATAAAACTTACGGCAAGCTTCCAGAAGAGCGTTGCAACAAGATGCAGGCACAGGAGAGGAAGGCAACTCTCTAAGAAAATACTGAAAATTCATAGATACAATTAGAGATATTTAAGATCCAGCAAAGGCTATAACTCAGCATTGTAGTGATAAGTGGAAGGTACCTTAAGACAATCAGCAATAACATGAGCATCCTCTGTTGGAGAGAACTCATTTTTCCCTGAACCAAAGTGACTACATATTAAATACTAAATCACAATGCAGTAAATCCAGAAAAGGCATAAACTCAAACCTTGCTCATATTCACGAATCCGATGTTCAACATCATCAACATCAGCGGCTTGTCTCAAGATTCCTTCTGTATTGACTCCTGCAAGATTAAAGTATTTCCTTTAATGATCACTGTGACTAAAAGATAAAAGGAGTTAAGCAATATGAAAGCATGAAACTAATTAATACCATGATCTTCAACAAATCTAAGTGCCTTTTCCAAGAAAGACGGAGTTCCATCAACATCTTCTAGAGCAAGTAAAACTGGTCTTCCAAGGACGGTTGGTCTTGCTGGTGCCTCATCTCCTGTAAAAATATGATAAATTATATCATTAGATGTCACCGGTTATCTAAACTATGCCCACATTTTTATGAGCC is a genomic window containing:
- the LOC106305935 gene encoding rho GTPase-activating protein REN1-like isoform X1 — translated: MNGVPMHAPALFKCAEFQWCDHSRYIKTMANRNGESSSSQPPQFQPQQQNANEQDPEHHSGNADPRSRGGNTVFKSGPLYISSKGLGWTSWKKRWFILTRTSLVFFRSDPSAVQQRGGEVNLTLGGIDLNSSGSVVVKADKKLLTVLFPDGRDGRAFTLKADTMEDLHEWKAALEHALTQAPSASHVMGQNGIFRNDQSDAPASVDEHRDEAPARPTVLGRPVLLALEDVDGTPSFLEKALRFVEDHGVNTEGILRQAADVDDVEHRIREYEQGKNEFSPTEDAHVIADCLKYFLRELPSSPVPASCCNALLEACRTIRGNRVNAMREAICESFPEPNRRLLQRILMMMQLVASNKNVNRMNTNAVAACMAPLLLRPLLAGDCNIENDFDVGGDGSMQLLQAAAAANHAQAIVITLLEEYDSIFGEGSLSAGLYSDSEESGSETEEGTDDGDSDYDGTQGSDDYTDEEEDLENESDRSYSESEASVDTPHDHKARPSIQITEITSSESTPKGSTEPKVPKKLLSSSKRSSLPRHDHARKDQNVLVKGSDSGEVKAVLEVSKPEEKSSSTTLSSAPGGSKRLWGRAHGRKNLSMESIDFTLEVDEDDADIERLESTKSELQNRIREEVKNNAVLQASLERRKKALYVRRQALENDVERLQEQLKQERDRKLALEAGLNMSKGNQSIPETTDEKLKKDLQEVAQAEADISNLENKVDDLENRLGQQDVKGSGSPRESRRSPEHNAKMKEKQKDTEAASGNVSERSILKDGQGSARENEIEKIQDPRSKSSQQSSKLAGMSKRSGTKGEGNTTTTTSALSKLTMRLNFLKERRSQIANELSNMDKGKSSSGQPSPSTEQNRSVQETERGTESNQNQDSDSSKLQSPHVLDRGRSDNGGGRGRGGSGGNQPSTTPRTLSR
- the LOC106305935 gene encoding rho GTPase-activating protein REN1-like isoform X2; amino-acid sequence: MANRNGESSSSQPPQFQPQQQNANEQDPEHHSGNADPRSRGGNTVFKSGPLYISSKGLGWTSWKKRWFILTRTSLVFFRSDPSAVQQRGGEVNLTLGGIDLNSSGSVVVKADKKLLTVLFPDGRDGRAFTLKADTMEDLHEWKAALEHALTQAPSASHVMGQNGIFRNDQSDAPASVDEHRDEAPARPTVLGRPVLLALEDVDGTPSFLEKALRFVEDHGVNTEGILRQAADVDDVEHRIREYEQGKNEFSPTEDAHVIADCLKYFLRELPSSPVPASCCNALLEACRTIRGNRVNAMREAICESFPEPNRRLLQRILMMMQLVASNKNVNRMNTNAVAACMAPLLLRPLLAGDCNIENDFDVGGDGSMQLLQAAAAANHAQAIVITLLEEYDSIFGEGSLSAGLYSDSEESGSETEEGTDDGDSDYDGTQGSDDYTDEEEDLENESDRSYSESEASVDTPHDHKARPSIQITEITSSESTPKGSTEPKVPKKLLSSSKRSSLPRHDHARKDQNVLVKGSDSGEVKAVLEVSKPEEKSSSTTLSSAPGGSKRLWGRAHGRKNLSMESIDFTLEVDEDDADIERLESTKSELQNRIREEVKNNAVLQASLERRKKALYVRRQALENDVERLQEQLKQERDRKLALEAGLNMSKGNQSIPETTDEKLKKDLQEVAQAEADISNLENKVDDLENRLGQQDVKGSGSPRESRRSPEHNAKMKEKQKDTEAASGNVSERSILKDGQGSARENEIEKIQDPRSKSSQQSSKLAGMSKRSGTKGEGNTTTTTSALSKLTMRLNFLKERRSQIANELSNMDKGKSSSGQPSPSTEQNRSVQETERGTESNQNQDSDSSKLQSPHVLDRGRSDNGGGRGRGGSGGNQPSTTPRTLSR